The Candidatus Korarchaeota archaeon NZ13-K genomic sequence GGGATGGCGTCCCGATGGACGCCATTAACGGGGCCAATCCTGGGCCCCTTCCCCCGGCGGTATGCCGCGCTAGCCCGCGGAGGGGCTAAGCCCGCGAAGGGCCGGGTGACCCGCTATTCAGTGGGATGATGGCGAATATATACTTTTCGTCCCGAGGGTCCTTTCGAGACGAGTTCTAGCTTGCGGGTCTCAACGCCCACATGACACTCAGGGATGCGGATTATATACTCCTCCCTCCTAGGGTCCATGTGATCCTGGATAGGGTCAGGTTCGGCCCTGCCGGCTATCCCATCGACTCCCCCAAGGAGAGAGCCTTCTCCTACCTCAGGGAAGTGGGTTTGGATGCGATGGAGTACCAGGCTGTGAGAGCGATACCCAAGAGCGAAGAGCTGCTGAGGTGGATAAGGAGGGAGGCCGAGGAGAATGACATCCTGCTCTCCTTACATGCCCCCTACGCAATAAACCTCTGCTCCAAGGAGAAGGGCGAGGCCAGCGCCAGGAGGGTTGTGGAATCCGCCGTGGCCGCGGACAAGATGGGAGCCCTGCACGTGACATTCCACCCGGGCTACTACGGGAGCATGGGGAGGGAGGAAGCCCTGAGGTATGCGATCAAACAGCTCGAGCGGATCAGGGAGGAGCTCATTGCGCTGGGCGTGAATGTTGAGCTCGGCCCTGAGACAACGGGCAAGCCATCCCAGCTGGGATCGCTGGATGAGGTCCTCTCTATGGCCGAGGAGGTGGAAGGAGTCGTCCCAACCATAGACTTCGCGCACATCCATGCCAGGGAGGGTGGCGTGATAAGGGGCAGGGAGGACTACGAGAGGGTGCTGGGGGAGATCGAGGGGAGGCTGGGCCATCTCGATGGGTTATTGATTCACTTCACGGAGGTCGAGATAGCTAAGGCCGGGGTGGGGGAGAGGATGCACCATGACCTGGGATCCGGATACGGGCCTCCATACGAGCCCCTCGCAGATATAATAGCGGAGCTAGGCATCAGATGGGTCATCATATCCGAGTCCCCATCCCTCGAGAGGGATTCCCTTAAGATGAAGAGCATCTACGATCGGATCGCCGGGAGGCGCGGATGAAAATATTTATAATTGAGGACACCACATCAGGCCGGGTGCCCGGGTGGTGTAGCCCGGCCAGCATAGGGGCCTGTCGAGCCCCAGACCCGGGTTCAAATCCCGGCCCGGGCGCCATCAATTACCAAACCTGAGGGGTGAGGGTCATAAAATTCAGGAAGTACTTCTTGACGTTGAAGGAGAGCAGGGAGATCATCGATAGATCCGTGGCTGAGATCCCCGGGATGGATGCCGTTTTCCAGAGGAGGAAGATCTCCCTACAGGTCCTGGAGGTCCCATTCAAGGAGGGGATTGCTAAGGTCTATTACCTGGAGGGGGTTCCCGTGCTGGTGGGACTCCCCGATGGCAAGCTGGTCCCCTTCCTGACGGCCGTTGAGAGGTTCAACCTGCCCCTGCCCAAGGTG encodes the following:
- a CDS encoding deoxyribonuclease IV, giving the protein MTLRDADYILLPPRVHVILDRVRFGPAGYPIDSPKERAFSYLREVGLDAMEYQAVRAIPKSEELLRWIRREAEENDILLSLHAPYAINLCSKEKGEASARRVVESAVAADKMGALHVTFHPGYYGSMGREEALRYAIKQLERIREELIALGVNVELGPETTGKPSQLGSLDEVLSMAEEVEGVVPTIDFAHIHAREGGVIRGREDYERVLGEIEGRLGHLDGLLIHFTEVEIAKAGVGERMHHDLGSGYGPPYEPLADIIAELGIRWVIISESPSLERDSLKMKSIYDRIAGRRG